A section of the Bradyrhizobium oligotrophicum S58 genome encodes:
- a CDS encoding response regulator — MGQSHPFRATALIVEDDPTQREMIALLLEESEYDVIACESAEAAELVLNKPGNRIMLLMTDVNLAGRMSGVELAHIARARHPHINIVVTSGRPLSQPLPGNAKFWSKPWAPLDVLREAEVTLERAPDGQRWLGE, encoded by the coding sequence ATGGGACAGTCGCACCCCTTTCGCGCAACGGCGCTGATCGTCGAGGACGATCCGACCCAGCGCGAGATGATCGCGCTGCTGCTCGAGGAGAGCGAGTACGACGTGATCGCGTGCGAGAGCGCGGAGGCGGCGGAGCTCGTGCTCAACAAGCCCGGCAACCGCATCATGCTGCTGATGACCGACGTCAATCTCGCCGGCCGGATGAGCGGCGTCGAGCTCGCGCACATCGCGCGGGCGCGTCATCCGCATATCAACATCGTGGTGACGTCGGGACGACCGCTGTCGCAGCCATTGCCGGGGAATGCGAAGTTCTGGAGCAAGCCGTGGGCGCCGCTCGACGTGCTGCGCGAGGCCGAGGTGACGCTGGAACGCGCGCCTGACGGCCAGAGGTGGCTTGGGGAGTGA
- a CDS encoding SDR family NAD(P)-dependent oxidoreductase, with product MTALNGAAAAVTGAASGIGRALALELAARGCDLALADRDEGGLASLASELAGHHRKVTTHRLDVSDPAAIAQFADAATAAHPNLNIVINNAGVALFGSFDEIDQAEMEWLFNINFWGVVHGTRAFLPHLARKPEAHVVNLSSIFGIIAPPGQSAYAAAKFAVRGFSESLRHELAATNSPVRLSVVHPGGVATAIARNARAGTGMTDNARRVQSIERFERLARTSPRDAALRIIAGIERNEPRILIGGDARFMDLLQRFMPGTYWKVMAKRLEKAAAQDR from the coding sequence ATGACGGCTCTCAATGGGGCGGCTGCCGCCGTCACGGGCGCAGCGAGCGGCATTGGTCGCGCACTGGCGTTGGAACTTGCCGCACGCGGCTGTGATCTGGCGCTGGCGGATCGCGACGAGGGCGGCCTTGCCAGCCTTGCGAGCGAGCTTGCCGGGCATCATCGCAAGGTGACCACGCACCGGCTCGACGTCAGCGACCCCGCCGCGATCGCGCAATTCGCCGACGCCGCGACCGCCGCGCATCCCAACCTCAACATCGTCATCAACAATGCCGGCGTGGCGCTGTTCGGCAGCTTCGATGAGATCGACCAGGCCGAGATGGAGTGGCTGTTCAATATCAACTTCTGGGGCGTCGTGCACGGCACGCGCGCGTTCCTGCCGCATCTGGCGCGGAAGCCGGAGGCGCATGTCGTCAACCTGTCCTCGATCTTCGGCATCATCGCGCCGCCCGGCCAGTCGGCCTATGCCGCGGCCAAGTTCGCGGTGCGCGGCTTTTCCGAGAGCCTGCGTCACGAGCTTGCCGCCACCAACAGCCCGGTCAGGCTGTCCGTCGTGCATCCCGGCGGCGTCGCCACCGCGATCGCGCGCAACGCCCGCGCCGGGACCGGCATGACCGACAATGCGCGCCGCGTGCAGTCGATCGAGCGCTTCGAGCGGCTCGCCAGGACCAGCCCGCGCGACGCGGCGCTGCGGATCATCGCCGGCATCGAGCGCAACGAGCCGCGCATCCTGATCGGCGGCGACGCGCGCTTCATGGATCTGCTGCAGCGGTTCATGCCGGGCACCTATTGGAAGGTGATGGCGAAGCGGCTGGAGAAGGCGGCTGCGCAGGACAGGTGA
- a CDS encoding DUF817 family protein, which translates to MVVFDFRFTGHPSRRWLISLSAAIYLNFFTDHYGLDLRFVLFGWAALLFAPATVHFDVTVTVLDCTNLSRAERRRRGVEGWPTRRSVRKCPCPGRKRPNFAQAALGDRLLGIGVSPDANSHA; encoded by the coding sequence ATCGTTGTTTTCGACTTCCGCTTCACCGGCCACCCGTCACGGCGCTGGCTGATTAGCTTGAGCGCGGCGATCTATCTCAACTTCTTCACCGACCACTATGGGCTCGATCTGCGGTTCGTGCTGTTCGGTTGGGCCGCGCTGCTGTTCGCGCCGGCGACTGTCCACTTCGATGTTACGGTGACAGTGCTGGACTGCACTAATCTCTCTCGCGCCGAACGGCGGCGTCGAGGTGTCGAGGGTTGGCCGACAAGACGTTCTGTCCGCAAATGTCCGTGTCCTGGCCGCAAGAGGCCGAACTTTGCGCAGGCGGCGTTGGGCGATCGACTGCTAGGAATCGGCGTCTCACCGGACGCCAACTCCCATGCATGA
- a CDS encoding thiol-disulfide oxidoreductase DCC family protein — MPQLTVWYNTRCPVCDAGIDWQRNKLLALVRSGRVAFKDINEEPEALSAFGADVDAVRRRLHATDEEGQLITGADVALLLWALTPGEGWLATLFGNRLVRPLTRFGYDRFADVLFAWNKRKGHW; from the coding sequence ATGCCCCAACTCACCGTCTGGTACAACACGCGCTGCCCGGTCTGCGACGCCGGCATCGACTGGCAGCGCAACAAGCTGCTGGCGCTGGTCAGGTCGGGCCGGGTCGCGTTCAAGGACATCAATGAAGAGCCTGAGGCGCTGAGCGCCTTCGGCGCCGATGTCGACGCCGTCCGCCGCCGCCTGCACGCGACCGACGAGGAGGGGCAATTGATTACCGGCGCCGACGTCGCGCTGCTGCTGTGGGCGCTGACACCCGGCGAGGGCTGGCTCGCCACCCTGTTCGGCAACCGCCTGGTGCGGCCGCTGACGCGGTTCGGCTACGACCGCTTTGCCGACGTGCTGTTCGCCTGGAATAAGCGCAAGGGGCATTGGTGA
- a CDS encoding OmpA family protein translates to MTFRLGALAQLTLIAALICHTVSPATAQPGDVAGARDFPGIGRFAGSVITGYVAKDFDAMRLQAAPFKDGKATDERRLEGRITRIAYRTMPGPSILEVSRNFENQLAKAGFETLLACDTDACGAIPFTEAIDVLPVPQMWVDGFDYRYFAGRKAADGREIYASVLVSQNNQQITAQLTIAELGAMQNKMVSAAEMAKGLGDKGHIALYGIYFDTDKATMKPESRPTLEQIAQLLAGQPQLNVFIVGHTDSQGSYDYNLDLSRRRAEAVAAELARSYRIAPARLRSAGVGLLAPVGSNATDVGRALNRRVELVAP, encoded by the coding sequence ATGACGTTCCGGCTCGGCGCACTGGCGCAGCTCACCCTGATCGCGGCCCTGATCTGTCACACCGTTTCGCCTGCGACCGCACAGCCCGGCGATGTCGCGGGTGCAAGAGACTTCCCCGGCATCGGCCGTTTCGCCGGCAGCGTGATCACCGGCTATGTCGCCAAGGATTTCGACGCCATGCGGCTGCAGGCGGCGCCGTTCAAGGATGGCAAGGCCACCGACGAACGGCGCCTGGAGGGCCGCATCACACGGATTGCGTATCGCACCATGCCCGGTCCCTCGATCCTCGAAGTATCACGCAATTTCGAGAACCAGCTCGCCAAGGCCGGCTTCGAGACGCTGCTCGCCTGCGACACCGACGCCTGCGGCGCCATTCCCTTCACCGAGGCGATCGACGTGCTGCCGGTGCCGCAGATGTGGGTGGACGGTTTCGACTATCGCTATTTTGCCGGCCGCAAGGCGGCTGATGGCCGCGAGATCTATGCCAGCGTGCTGGTCAGCCAGAACAACCAACAGATCACTGCGCAGCTCACCATCGCCGAGCTCGGCGCGATGCAGAACAAGATGGTCAGCGCCGCCGAGATGGCGAAGGGCCTCGGCGACAAGGGCCACATCGCGCTCTATGGCATCTATTTCGACACCGACAAGGCGACCATGAAGCCGGAGAGCCGGCCGACGCTGGAGCAGATCGCCCAGTTGCTCGCCGGCCAGCCGCAGCTCAATGTCTTCATCGTCGGCCATACCGACAGCCAGGGCAGCTATGACTACAATCTCGATCTGTCGCGGCGGCGGGCCGAGGCGGTCGCCGCGGAGCTGGCGAGGAGCTACCGTATTGCGCCAGCGCGGCTGCGCAGCGCGGGCGTGGGCCTGCTCGCTCCGGTCGGCAGCAATGCCACCGATGTCGGCCGCGCCCTGAACCGCCGCGTCGAACTGGTGGCGCCCTGA
- a CDS encoding DUF817 domain-containing protein, with amino-acid sequence MHDDEFSSAAAQDSAAAIWAPLRPFIAAEARLAARAAQTPWTAFLYEFLRFGVKQAWACLFGGIAVALMLLTWRFYPANAPLARYDFLFLCMLGVQAALLAARLETWEEAKIILIYHLVGTAMELFKTATGSWIYPEPSLIRLGGVPLFSGFMYSCIGSYLCRVWRLFDFRFNFHPSRRWLMALSAAIYLNFFTDHYGLDLRLVLFGCAALLFAPATVHFKVWRVHRSMPLLLGLVLVSLFIWLSENIGTFTRVWLYPAQAHGWAMVSPAKLGSWFLLLIISYTLVSLINRPRVMGTRENTLLPERQKQAA; translated from the coding sequence ATGCATGACGACGAGTTTTCATCAGCCGCGGCGCAGGACAGCGCCGCCGCGATCTGGGCGCCGCTGCGCCCCTTCATTGCGGCCGAGGCGCGTCTGGCCGCGCGCGCAGCGCAAACGCCCTGGACCGCCTTCCTCTACGAATTCCTCCGCTTCGGCGTGAAGCAGGCTTGGGCCTGCCTGTTCGGCGGCATCGCGGTGGCGCTGATGCTGCTGACGTGGCGGTTCTATCCGGCGAACGCGCCGCTCGCGCGCTACGACTTTCTCTTTCTCTGCATGCTCGGCGTCCAGGCCGCGCTGCTCGCTGCGCGCCTGGAGACCTGGGAGGAGGCGAAGATCATCTTGATCTACCATCTCGTCGGCACGGCGATGGAGTTGTTCAAGACCGCGACCGGCTCGTGGATCTATCCCGAGCCCAGCCTGATCCGGCTTGGCGGCGTGCCGCTGTTCTCCGGCTTCATGTATTCCTGCATCGGCAGCTATCTCTGCCGGGTCTGGCGGCTGTTCGATTTCCGCTTCAACTTCCATCCGTCGCGGCGCTGGCTGATGGCTTTAAGCGCTGCGATCTATCTCAACTTCTTCACCGACCATTACGGCCTCGATCTCAGGCTCGTGCTGTTCGGCTGCGCCGCGCTGCTGTTTGCGCCGGCGACGGTCCACTTCAAGGTCTGGCGCGTGCACCGGTCGATGCCGCTGCTGCTCGGGCTGGTCCTGGTGTCGCTGTTCATCTGGCTGTCGGAGAACATCGGCACCTTCACGCGGGTCTGGCTCTATCCGGCGCAGGCCCATGGCTGGGCCATGGTGTCGCCGGCCAAGCTCGGCTCGTGGTTCCTGCTGCTGATCATCAGCTACACGCTGGTCAGTCTGATCAACCGGCCGAGGGTGATGGGCACCAGGGAAAACACGCTATTGCCGGAGCGACAGAAGCAAGCCGCATAG
- a CDS encoding lytic murein transglycosylase: MLAFRSLVAVAILSFASPALAARCGGDFNTFIASFSAEAQSAGVSGAVVSQALSGVTLDPAVLSFDRRQRYTFNKSFEQYVATRVGPGRINGGRAMLQRHAALLSRIEQQYGVPRQILVAIWGLETDFGKGDMGKLPVIRTLATLAHDCRRTELFQTELMAALKIVERGDLTLRDLIGAFAGEIGQTQFLPSSYIKYGVDFDGDGRVDLRHSTADVLASTANLLHTNGFKMGASYEEGSANFDAMREWNRAVIYRKTIGYFADQLMGR; this comes from the coding sequence ATGCTGGCTTTTCGATCCCTCGTAGCTGTTGCGATTCTGTCGTTTGCCTCTCCCGCCCTGGCCGCGCGCTGCGGCGGCGATTTCAATACCTTCATCGCGAGCTTCTCCGCGGAGGCGCAGAGCGCCGGCGTCTCGGGCGCGGTGGTCAGCCAGGCGCTGTCGGGCGTGACGCTCGATCCGGCCGTGCTCTCCTTCGACCGCCGCCAGCGCTACACCTTCAACAAGAGTTTTGAGCAGTATGTCGCGACCCGCGTCGGCCCCGGCCGCATCAATGGCGGCCGCGCCATGCTGCAGCGGCACGCGGCGCTGCTGTCGCGCATCGAGCAGCAATATGGCGTGCCACGCCAGATCCTGGTCGCGATCTGGGGGCTCGAGACCGATTTCGGCAAGGGCGACATGGGCAAGCTGCCGGTGATCCGCACCCTCGCCACGCTGGCGCATGACTGCCGCCGCACGGAGCTGTTCCAGACCGAGCTGATGGCGGCGCTCAAGATCGTCGAGCGCGGCGATCTCACCTTGCGCGACCTGATCGGCGCCTTCGCCGGCGAGATCGGGCAGACCCAGTTCCTGCCGTCGTCCTACATCAAATACGGCGTCGATTTCGACGGCGACGGCCGCGTCGACCTGCGCCACTCCACCGCCGACGTGCTGGCCTCGACCGCCAACCTGCTCCACACCAACGGCTTCAAGATGGGCGCGTCCTACGAGGAGGGCTCGGCCAACTTCGATGCGATGCGCGAGTGGAACAGAGCCGTGATCTATCGCAAGACCATCGGCTATTTCGCCGACCAGCTGATGGGGCGGTAG